A stretch of Methanococcus voltae PS DNA encodes these proteins:
- a CDS encoding radical SAM protein has protein sequence MKIVLRNDICEKLENIVKDLRVTNHCIGCEGLDLNNKDPHHHPSIEITQKCNHNCIFCYSKLTEVKAGLYGDIKENKAVTISQYGEPLTYPEKVKKAVKYVKSHGKRCDLQTNGSLLNENLINELKELGLDMVMISLSSDSKNPEKHFKLSNNDNYDKIFENIKLCAKNFHTIVRSIYIPNYNEQELINLAKEMEKIGVHEIMLHQLIVHDSNASELKEITNIDDIGYVKDLLILVDKMKKEAPTVNVTIKGCLLVYLKDMDGFVLNNIKTDCISEVPSIKREYIELNL, from the coding sequence ATGAAAATAGTACTTAGAAATGACATTTGTGAAAAATTAGAGAATATAGTGAAAGATTTAAGAGTAACTAACCATTGTATAGGCTGTGAAGGTCTTGATTTAAATAATAAAGACCCCCATCATCATCCATCCATTGAAATAACTCAAAAATGTAATCACAATTGTATTTTCTGCTATTCAAAATTAACAGAAGTAAAAGCAGGTCTTTATGGAGATATAAAAGAAAATAAGGCAGTTACAATAAGTCAGTATGGAGAACCATTAACCTATCCTGAAAAAGTTAAAAAAGCTGTAAAATATGTAAAATCACATGGTAAAAGGTGTGACCTTCAAACTAATGGTTCACTGTTAAATGAAAATCTGATTAATGAATTAAAAGAGCTAGGATTAGATATGGTTATGATTAGTTTAAGCTCAGATTCTAAAAATCCTGAAAAGCACTTTAAATTATCAAATAATGATAATTATGATAAAATATTTGAAAATATTAAATTATGTGCAAAAAATTTCCATACAATAGTCAGAAGTATTTATATTCCAAATTATAATGAGCAAGAACTTATAAATCTTGCAAAAGAAATGGAAAAAATTGGTGTTCATGAAATTATGTTACATCAACTTATAGTTCATGATTCTAATGCTTCAGAACTTAAAGAAATAACAAATATTGATGATATAGGCTACGTTAAAGATTTGTTAATACTAGTAGATAAGATGAAAAAAGAAGCACCAACTGTAAATGTCACCATTAAGGGGTGTTTATTGGTTTATTTAAAAGATATGGACGGTTTTGTACTTAATAATATAAAAACAGACTGTATATCTGAAGTACCATCTATAAAAAGAGAATATATTGAATTAAATTTATAA